Within Limisalsivibrio acetivorans, the genomic segment AACGCATGGGCGGCTGTTATGAACTCTTCCAGAAGTGTTTCAATAACAAGGAAGGAGCCTATCTCTATCTCAAGCTTCCTTTTCTCTGTGTAGATATTCTTAGCGGCGAACCTTTTTGCCTCGACCAGCCCTTCCTTAAAGCCTTCTCTTGTAAAAGAGCTCACCAGATCCTTTTGGAACCTTTCATTCTCTAGGCAATCGATGAAAACATCGAATGCGTGGAGGGTAAGGTCATTTATAGCTATGCCGCACAGGTGCCCCACTTTTTTTGCGTCGTTTAGTTTTGAGTTGTCCAGAACATTTTTGAGCCGTTCTTCTCCGCATATATCTCTGAATATGTGTTTTACATCCTCTATCCGTATAAGCTTGAGTTCCACAGCATCCTGAAGGTCGAGCAGTGCGTAGCATATGTCGTCGGATACCTCTGTGAGGTATGAGAGGGGGTGCCGCTTGAAGACCCCATTCTTATATAGCCCGAAGTGCTCAAAGATGAGGCGGGCTATATCTAAATCCCCTTGGTAAAAGCAGAACTTATCCTTCTCAATTGCTGTGGGGTGTCCGGAATCCCATGGATATTTTATCATGGCAGCGTAGCTGGTTGCTGTGAGACGCATTCCACCTTCGAAGGGGTAGTTCTCCAGCTGGCTAACTATACGGAAGCTTTGGGCGTTGCCGTCTATGCGGGTGAAATCATTCCTTTGCTCATCGCTCAGTTCTTCAAAAAGGTCGGGAGTCGACTCGATTCTCTCTTTAAACCAGTTCTTTATCGCCTCTTCACCAGCATGGCCGAAGGGCGGATTCCCTATATCATGGGCAAGGCATGCGGTCTGGATTATCGATGCGGTGTCATGGGGGTAGTAGGGGAAGTCCGGGTCGTTGTCGATTAGCCATTTTCCGAATCTATATCCGAGTGAACGACCCACAGTTGCCGTCTCAAGGCTGTGAGTGAGTCT encodes:
- a CDS encoding deoxyguanosinetriphosphate triphosphohydrolase, with protein sequence MDISDLFSLHRLTYSGGITLEEKENNASEFRSDFLRDHDRIIYSNPFRRLSKKTQVHPLSQNDHVHNRLTHSLETATVGRSLGYRFGKWLIDNDPDFPYYPHDTASIIQTACLAHDIGNPPFGHAGEEAIKNWFKERIESTPDLFEELSDEQRNDFTRIDGNAQSFRIVSQLENYPFEGGMRLTATSYAAMIKYPWDSGHPTAIEKDKFCFYQGDLDIARLIFEHFGLYKNGVFKRHPLSYLTEVSDDICYALLDLQDAVELKLIRIEDVKHIFRDICGEERLKNVLDNSKLNDAKKVGHLCGIAINDLTLHAFDVFIDCLENERFQKDLVSSFTREGFKEGLVEAKRFAAKNIYTEKRKLEIEIGSFLVIETLLEEFITAAHAFHTSKNPGSKTERLLKMMDECRMEQNSTLYSKYQRVLDYIIGMTDNYATYIAGQLRGIHF